The Lepus europaeus isolate LE1 chromosome 21, mLepTim1.pri, whole genome shotgun sequence genome has a window encoding:
- the ZDHHC4 gene encoding palmitoyltransferase ZDHHC4 isoform X1: MSAAAWVPPAVPGARRCPRGAAVPLHRAGRKSPSRGRDPESPRQAAVSDCLLVRPPRMEFLVLFLFYLAVVLTSVVLLCVCSKTPRLQGLGRRGAQVFSCVIPERLQRAVQRLLRYLFRTRNYSFLVVHLAVQAMVYTEYTSEIFGYCQELEFPLYYLLQPYLLLAVNLVFFTLTCVTNPGTVTRGNESALLQVYEFDDVMFPKNARCATCDLRKPARSKHCRVCDCCVHRFDHHCVWVNNCIGAWNARYFLIYLATLVASAASVAAVSTMFLVHLVALSDLQQETYVDDHGHLQAVGVFFLAQYLFLAFPKIVLLLGFVVVLSILLGGYLCFALYLAVTNQTTFEWFRRDWARRQHCPLVAQPQVYRNIHCRGLWSNLREIFLPVVPDCEGKKK, translated from the exons ATGTCTGCAGCCGCCTgggtgccacctgctgtgccaggcgCACGCCGCTGTCCAAGAGGAGCTGCCGTCCCACTTCACCGTGCTGGCCGGAAATCACCCAGCCGAGGGAGGGACCCTGAGTCACCTCGTCAGGCTGCAGTTTCCGATTGTCTTCTCGTGCG CCcccccaggatggagttcctggttctcttCCTGTTCTACCTGGCTGTGGTGCTGACCAGCGTTGTCCTGCTCTGTGTCTGTTCGAAAACTCCCCGCCTGCAAGGCCTGGGCAGAAGAGGAGCACAG GTGTTCTCCTGTGTGATCCCAGAACGCCTCCAGAGAGCCGTGCAGCGACTCCTTCGTTACCTCTTCCGTACGCG AAACTACAGCTTCCTTGTCGTACACCTGGCCGTGCAAGCGATGGTCTATACTGAGTATACCTCGGAAATCTTTGGCTACTGTCAAGAGCTGGAGTTCCCCCTGTATTACCTTCTGCAGCCGTACCTGTTGCTGGCTGTGAACCTGGTTTTCTTCACCCTAACCTGCGTAACCAATCCTG GCACCGTAACGAGAGGGAATGAGTCGGCACTGCTGCAGGTGTACGAATTTGATGACGTGATGTTCCCCAAGAACGCGAGGTGCGCTACTTGTGACCTGAGGAAGCCGGCTCGATCCAAGCACTGCC GGGTGTGTGACTGCTGTGTGCACCGCTTTGACCACCATTGTGTGTGGGTGAACAATTGCATCGGGGCCTGGAACGCCAGGTACTTCCTCATCTACCTCGCGACGCTGGTGGCCTCCGCGGCCTCTGTGGCCGCCGTGAGCACCATGTTCCTGGTCCACTTGGTGGCACTGTCGGACCTGCAGCAGGAGACGTACGTGGACGACCATGGACACCTGCAGGCCGTGGGCGTGTTCTTTCTGGCTCAG TACCTGTTCCTGGCCTTCCCGAAGATCGTCCTGCTGCTGGGCTTTGTCGTCGTGCTGAGCATCCTCCTGGGCGGCTACCTGTGCTTCGCTCTGTACCTGGCTGTCACCAACCAGACCACCTTCGAGTGGTTCAGACGGGACTGGGCCCGGCGCCAGCACTGCCCCCttgtggcccagccccaagtcTACCGGAACATTCACTGCCGTGGGCTGTGGAGCAACCTCCGGGAGATATTTCTACCGGTTGTCCCCGACTGTGAGGGAAAGAAGAAATAG
- the ZDHHC4 gene encoding palmitoyltransferase ZDHHC4 isoform X5, producing the protein MSAAAWVPPAVPGARRCPRGAAVPLHRAGRKSPSRGRDPESPRQAAVSDCLLVRPPRMEFLVLFLFYLAVVLTSVVLLCVCSKTPRLQGLGRRGAQVFSCVIPERLQRAVQRLLRYLFRTRNYSFLVVHLAVQAMVYTEYTSEIFGYCQELEFPLYYLLQPYLLLAVNLVFFTLTCVTNPGTVTRGNESALLQVYEFDDVMFPKNARCATCDLRKPARSKHCLPGKVAEDGLSAWTSVPTWETRMKLLVLAWPSPGFCGMKQLMVGSLSLPVYLPPCLSLSLPSFSVIFLSNKLNLFLKSF; encoded by the exons ATGTCTGCAGCCGCCTgggtgccacctgctgtgccaggcgCACGCCGCTGTCCAAGAGGAGCTGCCGTCCCACTTCACCGTGCTGGCCGGAAATCACCCAGCCGAGGGAGGGACCCTGAGTCACCTCGTCAGGCTGCAGTTTCCGATTGTCTTCTCGTGCG CCcccccaggatggagttcctggttctcttCCTGTTCTACCTGGCTGTGGTGCTGACCAGCGTTGTCCTGCTCTGTGTCTGTTCGAAAACTCCCCGCCTGCAAGGCCTGGGCAGAAGAGGAGCACAG GTGTTCTCCTGTGTGATCCCAGAACGCCTCCAGAGAGCCGTGCAGCGACTCCTTCGTTACCTCTTCCGTACGCG AAACTACAGCTTCCTTGTCGTACACCTGGCCGTGCAAGCGATGGTCTATACTGAGTATACCTCGGAAATCTTTGGCTACTGTCAAGAGCTGGAGTTCCCCCTGTATTACCTTCTGCAGCCGTACCTGTTGCTGGCTGTGAACCTGGTTTTCTTCACCCTAACCTGCGTAACCAATCCTG GCACCGTAACGAGAGGGAATGAGTCGGCACTGCTGCAGGTGTACGAATTTGATGACGTGATGTTCCCCAAGAACGCGAGGTGCGCTACTTGTGACCTGAGGAAGCCGGCTCGATCCAAGCACTGCC tgcctgggaaagtagcagaagatggcctgagtgcttggacctctgtacccacgtgggagacccggatgaagctcctggttttggcctggcccagccctggcttttgtggtatGAAGCAACTGATGGTTggttccctgtctctccctgtctatctccctccctgtctctctctctccctcccctctttctctgtaattttcctttcaaataaattaaatctctttcttaaaagtttttaa
- the ZDHHC4 gene encoding palmitoyltransferase ZDHHC4 isoform X4, translated as MSAAAWVPPAVPGARRCPRGAAVPLHRAGRKSPSRGRDPESPRQAAVSDCLLVRPPRMEFLVLFLFYLAVVLTSVVLLCVCSKTPRLQGLGRRGAQVFSCVIPERLQRAVQRLLRYLFRTRNYSFLVVHLAVQAMVYTEYTSEIFGYCQELEFPLYYLLQPYLLLAVNLVFFTLTCVTNPGTVTRGNESALLQVYEFDDVMFPKNARCATCDLRKPARSKHCLPVPGLPEDRPAAGLCRRAEHPPGRLPVLRSVPGCHQPDHLRVVQTGLGPAPALPPCGPAPSLPEHSLPWAVEQPPGDISTGCPRL; from the exons ATGTCTGCAGCCGCCTgggtgccacctgctgtgccaggcgCACGCCGCTGTCCAAGAGGAGCTGCCGTCCCACTTCACCGTGCTGGCCGGAAATCACCCAGCCGAGGGAGGGACCCTGAGTCACCTCGTCAGGCTGCAGTTTCCGATTGTCTTCTCGTGCG CCcccccaggatggagttcctggttctcttCCTGTTCTACCTGGCTGTGGTGCTGACCAGCGTTGTCCTGCTCTGTGTCTGTTCGAAAACTCCCCGCCTGCAAGGCCTGGGCAGAAGAGGAGCACAG GTGTTCTCCTGTGTGATCCCAGAACGCCTCCAGAGAGCCGTGCAGCGACTCCTTCGTTACCTCTTCCGTACGCG AAACTACAGCTTCCTTGTCGTACACCTGGCCGTGCAAGCGATGGTCTATACTGAGTATACCTCGGAAATCTTTGGCTACTGTCAAGAGCTGGAGTTCCCCCTGTATTACCTTCTGCAGCCGTACCTGTTGCTGGCTGTGAACCTGGTTTTCTTCACCCTAACCTGCGTAACCAATCCTG GCACCGTAACGAGAGGGAATGAGTCGGCACTGCTGCAGGTGTACGAATTTGATGACGTGATGTTCCCCAAGAACGCGAGGTGCGCTACTTGTGACCTGAGGAAGCCGGCTCGATCCAAGCACTGCC TACCTGTTCCTGGCCTTCCCGAAGATCGTCCTGCTGCTGGGCTTTGTCGTCGTGCTGAGCATCCTCCTGGGCGGCTACCTGTGCTTCGCTCTGTACCTGGCTGTCACCAACCAGACCACCTTCGAGTGGTTCAGACGGGACTGGGCCCGGCGCCAGCACTGCCCCCttgtggcccagccccaagtcTACCGGAACATTCACTGCCGTGGGCTGTGGAGCAACCTCCGGGAGATATTTCTACCGGTTGTCCCCGACTGTGA
- the ZDHHC4 gene encoding palmitoyltransferase ZDHHC4 isoform X3 has protein sequence MSAAAWVPPAVPGARRCPRGAAVPLHRAGRKSPSRGRDPESPRQAAVSDCLLVRPPRMEFLVLFLFYLAVVLTSVVLLCVCSKTPRLQGLGRRGAQVFSCVIPERLQRAVQRLLRYLFRTRNYSFLVVHLAVQAMVYTEYTSEIFGYCQELEFPLYYLLQPYLLLAVNLVFFTLTCVTNPGTVTRGNESALLQVYEFDDVMFPKNARCATCDLRKPARSKHCRVCDCCVHRFDHHCVWVNNCIGAWNARYFLIYLATLVASAASVAAVSTMFLVHLVALSDLQQETYVDDHGHLQAVGVFFLAQLSAVAWESSRRWPKCLGTCTHVGDP, from the exons ATGTCTGCAGCCGCCTgggtgccacctgctgtgccaggcgCACGCCGCTGTCCAAGAGGAGCTGCCGTCCCACTTCACCGTGCTGGCCGGAAATCACCCAGCCGAGGGAGGGACCCTGAGTCACCTCGTCAGGCTGCAGTTTCCGATTGTCTTCTCGTGCG CCcccccaggatggagttcctggttctcttCCTGTTCTACCTGGCTGTGGTGCTGACCAGCGTTGTCCTGCTCTGTGTCTGTTCGAAAACTCCCCGCCTGCAAGGCCTGGGCAGAAGAGGAGCACAG GTGTTCTCCTGTGTGATCCCAGAACGCCTCCAGAGAGCCGTGCAGCGACTCCTTCGTTACCTCTTCCGTACGCG AAACTACAGCTTCCTTGTCGTACACCTGGCCGTGCAAGCGATGGTCTATACTGAGTATACCTCGGAAATCTTTGGCTACTGTCAAGAGCTGGAGTTCCCCCTGTATTACCTTCTGCAGCCGTACCTGTTGCTGGCTGTGAACCTGGTTTTCTTCACCCTAACCTGCGTAACCAATCCTG GCACCGTAACGAGAGGGAATGAGTCGGCACTGCTGCAGGTGTACGAATTTGATGACGTGATGTTCCCCAAGAACGCGAGGTGCGCTACTTGTGACCTGAGGAAGCCGGCTCGATCCAAGCACTGCC GGGTGTGTGACTGCTGTGTGCACCGCTTTGACCACCATTGTGTGTGGGTGAACAATTGCATCGGGGCCTGGAACGCCAGGTACTTCCTCATCTACCTCGCGACGCTGGTGGCCTCCGCGGCCTCTGTGGCCGCCGTGAGCACCATGTTCCTGGTCCACTTGGTGGCACTGTCGGACCTGCAGCAGGAGACGTACGTGGACGACCATGGACACCTGCAGGCCGTGGGCGTGTTCTTTCTGGCTCAG ctctctgctgtggcctgggaaagcagtagaagatggcccaagtgcttgggcacctgcacccacgtgggagacccctag
- the ZDHHC4 gene encoding palmitoyltransferase ZDHHC4 isoform X2, producing MEFLVLFLFYLAVVLTSVVLLCVCSKTPRLQGLGRRGAQVFSCVIPERLQRAVQRLLRYLFRTRNYSFLVVHLAVQAMVYTEYTSEIFGYCQELEFPLYYLLQPYLLLAVNLVFFTLTCVTNPGTVTRGNESALLQVYEFDDVMFPKNARCATCDLRKPARSKHCRVCDCCVHRFDHHCVWVNNCIGAWNARYFLIYLATLVASAASVAAVSTMFLVHLVALSDLQQETYVDDHGHLQAVGVFFLAQYLFLAFPKIVLLLGFVVVLSILLGGYLCFALYLAVTNQTTFEWFRRDWARRQHCPLVAQPQVYRNIHCRGLWSNLREIFLPVVPDCEGKKK from the exons atggagttcctggttctcttCCTGTTCTACCTGGCTGTGGTGCTGACCAGCGTTGTCCTGCTCTGTGTCTGTTCGAAAACTCCCCGCCTGCAAGGCCTGGGCAGAAGAGGAGCACAG GTGTTCTCCTGTGTGATCCCAGAACGCCTCCAGAGAGCCGTGCAGCGACTCCTTCGTTACCTCTTCCGTACGCG AAACTACAGCTTCCTTGTCGTACACCTGGCCGTGCAAGCGATGGTCTATACTGAGTATACCTCGGAAATCTTTGGCTACTGTCAAGAGCTGGAGTTCCCCCTGTATTACCTTCTGCAGCCGTACCTGTTGCTGGCTGTGAACCTGGTTTTCTTCACCCTAACCTGCGTAACCAATCCTG GCACCGTAACGAGAGGGAATGAGTCGGCACTGCTGCAGGTGTACGAATTTGATGACGTGATGTTCCCCAAGAACGCGAGGTGCGCTACTTGTGACCTGAGGAAGCCGGCTCGATCCAAGCACTGCC GGGTGTGTGACTGCTGTGTGCACCGCTTTGACCACCATTGTGTGTGGGTGAACAATTGCATCGGGGCCTGGAACGCCAGGTACTTCCTCATCTACCTCGCGACGCTGGTGGCCTCCGCGGCCTCTGTGGCCGCCGTGAGCACCATGTTCCTGGTCCACTTGGTGGCACTGTCGGACCTGCAGCAGGAGACGTACGTGGACGACCATGGACACCTGCAGGCCGTGGGCGTGTTCTTTCTGGCTCAG TACCTGTTCCTGGCCTTCCCGAAGATCGTCCTGCTGCTGGGCTTTGTCGTCGTGCTGAGCATCCTCCTGGGCGGCTACCTGTGCTTCGCTCTGTACCTGGCTGTCACCAACCAGACCACCTTCGAGTGGTTCAGACGGGACTGGGCCCGGCGCCAGCACTGCCCCCttgtggcccagccccaagtcTACCGGAACATTCACTGCCGTGGGCTGTGGAGCAACCTCCGGGAGATATTTCTACCGGTTGTCCCCGACTGTGAGGGAAAGAAGAAATAG